The sequence below is a genomic window from Serratia nevei.
GCTCTTTCGGCGGCGGCGTGGTCAGCGGGTGATCGGCCTTGAACGGGCCTTCCGGCATGTTGTTCAGGCACTGTTCGAGAATGCGCAGGCTCTGGCGCAGCTCTTCCACCTTTAGCATCACGCGGGTGTAGCAGTCGCTGGTGCCGTCGCCGACCGGCACTTCGAAGTCGAAGTTCTCGTAGCCGGAGTACGGACGCCATTTACGCACGTCGAACTCGACGCCGGTGGCACGCAGGCCGGCGCCGGTCACGCCCCACTCCAGCGCTTCTTTGGCGTTGTAAGACGCTACGCCGATGGAACGGCCTTTCAGGATGCTGTTCTTCAGCGCCGCTTTCACGTAGGAGTCCAGACGCTTAGGCATCCAGTCGAGGAATTCACGCAGCAGGCGATCCCAGCCGCGCGGCAGATCGTGCGCAACGCCGCCGATGCGGAACCAGGCCGGGTGCATACGGAAACCGGTGATCGCTTCCACCAGATCGTAGATTTTCTGACGGTCGGTAAAGGCGAAGAACACCGGGGTCATCGCGCCGACGTCCTGAATGAAGGTGGAGATGTACAGCAGGTGGCTGTTGATGCGGAACAGCTCGGACAGCATCACGCGGATGGTGTCGACGCGCTCAGGCACCTTGATGCCGGCCAGCTTCTCGACCGCCAGCACATAAGGCATTTCGTTCACGCAGCCGCCGAGGTACTCGATACGGTCGGTGTACGGAATGTAGCTGTGCCAGGATTGACGCTCGCCCATCTTCTCGGCGCCGCGGTGGTGATAGCCGATATCCGGCACGCAGTCGACGATCTCTTCGCCGTCCAGCTGCAGAATGATGCGGAACGCACCGTGCGCGGACGGGTGGTTCGGGCCGAGGTTTAGGAACATGAAGTCTTCGTTCTCGGTACCGCGCTTCATGCCCCAGTCTTCCGGCTTGAAGGTCAGCGCTTCCATCTCCAGATCTTCTTTCTGCTTGGTCAGCACGAAAGGATCGAATTCGGTGGCGCGCGCCGGGTAGTCCTTGCGCAGCGGGTGCCCTTCCCAGGTCTGCGGCATCATGATGCGCGACAGGTGCGGGTGGCCGTCGAAGGTGATGCCGAACATTTCCCAGGTTTCGCGCTCGTACCAGTTGGCGTTCGGGAAC
It includes:
- the nuoC gene encoding NADH-quinone oxidoreductase subunit C/D, with the translated sequence MTDLTTHDALPAWQTRDHLDDPVIGELRNRFGPEAFTVQATRTGMPVVWVKPDQLLEVMTFLRKQPKPYVMLFDLHGVDERLRTHRDGLPAADFSVFYHLISIERNRDIMLKVALSEKDLHVPTATKVFPNANWYERETWEMFGITFDGHPHLSRIMMPQTWEGHPLRKDYPARATEFDPFVLTKQKEDLEMEALTFKPEDWGMKRGTENEDFMFLNLGPNHPSAHGAFRIILQLDGEEIVDCVPDIGYHHRGAEKMGERQSWHSYIPYTDRIEYLGGCVNEMPYVLAVEKLAGIKVPERVDTIRVMLSELFRINSHLLYISTFIQDVGAMTPVFFAFTDRQKIYDLVEAITGFRMHPAWFRIGGVAHDLPRGWDRLLREFLDWMPKRLDSYVKAALKNSILKGRSIGVASYNAKEALEWGVTGAGLRATGVEFDVRKWRPYSGYENFDFEVPVGDGTSDCYTRVMLKVEELRQSLRILEQCLNNMPEGPFKADHPLTTPPPKERTLQHIETLITHFLQVSWGPVMPANESFQMIEATKGINSYYLTSDGSTMSYRTRVRTPSFAHLQQIPSVIRGSLVSDLIVYLGSIDFVMSDVDR